From a single Pseudomonas sp. A34-9 genomic region:
- a CDS encoding AlgP family protein, translating into MSATKKPVNTPLHLLQQLSGSLLEHLENACSQALADAEKLLAKLEKQRGKAQEKLHKSRTKLQDAAAAGKAKAQTKAKGAVKELEDLLDALKDRQSDTRSYILQLKRDAQESLKLAQGVGRVQEAVGKVLSSRAAKPAAAPAKKAAAKPAAAKPAAKTAAAKPAAKTAAKPAAKAPVKAAAKPAAKTAAKPAAKKPAAASAAKLAAKTTAAKPAAAKPAARTAAAKPAAKPASSKAAPAKAAAAKPAAKPAPSKAAPAKAAAAKPAAKPAPSKAAPAKTAAAKPAAKPAAKTAAAKPAAKPAAAKPAAKTAAKPAAKPAVKATAKPAAKPAAVAKPATTAAKPAAAKPAAKPAVKKPAAAKPAAAKPAAAKPTAAKPAAKPTAPATPATPAAAAPAATTSTPSTAPSPAAASSASNNPTSAS; encoded by the coding sequence ATGTCGGCCACCAAGAAGCCTGTAAATACTCCGTTGCACTTACTCCAACAACTCTCGGGCAGCCTGCTCGAGCATCTGGAAAACGCTTGCTCCCAAGCTTTGGCTGATGCTGAAAAACTGCTCGCCAAACTGGAAAAGCAACGTGGCAAGGCGCAAGAAAAACTGCACAAGTCCCGCACCAAATTGCAGGACGCAGCTGCCGCCGGCAAAGCCAAGGCACAGACTAAAGCCAAGGGCGCAGTGAAAGAACTGGAAGACCTGCTCGATGCCTTGAAGGATCGTCAGTCCGACACTCGCAGCTACATTCTGCAACTCAAGCGCGATGCCCAGGAAAGCCTGAAACTGGCCCAGGGTGTGGGTCGCGTTCAAGAAGCCGTGGGCAAAGTTTTGTCCTCCCGTGCTGCCAAACCGGCTGCGGCACCGGCGAAGAAAGCAGCTGCCAAACCGGCGGCAGCCAAGCCTGCGGCAAAAACTGCAGCAGCTAAACCTGCTGCAAAAACGGCGGCCAAACCTGCTGCCAAGGCACCGGTGAAAGCGGCGGCCAAGCCAGCTGCCAAAACCGCTGCAAAACCTGCGGCGAAAAAACCGGCTGCGGCGAGCGCTGCAAAACTGGCGGCTAAAACCACTGCTGCGAAACCAGCTGCCGCCAAGCCAGCTGCACGTACTGCCGCTGCCAAGCCAGCTGCAAAACCAGCCTCGAGCAAAGCTGCTCCAGCGAAAGCCGCCGCTGCCAAACCGGCTGCAAAACCAGCCCCGAGCAAAGCTGCTCCAGCGAAAGCCGCCGCTGCCAAACCGGCTGCAAAACCAGCCCCGAGCAAAGCTGCTCCAGCGAAAACTGCCGCTGCCAAACCAGCCGCAAAACCTGCTGCGAAAACCGCCGCTGCCAAGCCAGCCGCAAAACCGGCTGCAGCTAAACCGGCTGCAAAAACTGCCGCCAAGCCGGCTGCAAAACCAGCCGTAAAGGCTACGGCCAAACCGGCAGCCAAGCCAGCCGCCGTGGCTAAACCAGCGACCACTGCTGCCAAGCCTGCGGCCGCCAAGCCAGCTGCAAAACCAGCCGTGAAAAAGCCAGCCGCTGCCAAACCAGCCGCTGCCAAACCAGCCGCTGCCAAACCAACTGCCGCCAAACCAGCTGCCAAGCCAACCGCGCCAGCCACTCCGGCTACGCCAGCAGCCGCTGCGCCAGCCGCTACTACCTCGACCCCTTCGACGGCGCCATCGCCAGCTGCTGCGTCGAGCGCCAGCAACAACCCGACCAGCGCTTCCTAA
- a CDS encoding penicillin-binding protein activator LpoB — MRAWIGMMALACAFSAQAAPKVAVTDLAYQERVEQYIHIVSAQSNHREGYYSSSGSSSYNEIEASTSYIEQGELRKFTGDIKGEILRTGMFQLVQGTPYTASSKGDVYDVIKRIKAGNFKGADYVLFGTVSDIDFTQDMNELAHTDSYSAVLGLTLVADFSLINTKTYEITSAFTAMGEAQDTKLVNHRDIKISLNRPRVVRDVSKALGEDVAGQLSMQLGGGGYEQPREAPQRNNLPRDTAPVILR; from the coding sequence ATGCGCGCATGGATTGGCATGATGGCCCTGGCTTGCGCGTTCAGCGCGCAAGCGGCCCCGAAAGTCGCGGTGACGGACCTGGCGTATCAGGAACGTGTGGAGCAATACATCCACATCGTTTCGGCCCAGAGCAATCACCGCGAGGGTTACTACAGCTCCAGCGGCTCGTCGAGTTACAACGAGATCGAAGCGAGCACCAGCTACATCGAACAGGGCGAGCTGCGCAAATTCACCGGCGACATCAAGGGTGAAATTCTGCGTACCGGCATGTTCCAGCTGGTGCAGGGCACGCCGTACACCGCGTCGTCCAAGGGCGACGTCTACGACGTGATCAAACGCATCAAGGCCGGCAACTTCAAGGGCGCCGACTACGTGCTGTTCGGCACCGTGTCGGACATCGACTTCACTCAGGACATGAACGAGCTGGCGCACACCGACAGCTATTCGGCGGTACTGGGCCTGACGTTGGTGGCGGACTTCAGCCTGATCAACACCAAGACCTACGAAATCACCTCGGCCTTCACGGCGATGGGCGAAGCGCAGGACACCAAACTGGTGAACCATCGCGACATCAAGATCTCGCTGAACCGCCCACGGGTGGTGCGTGACGTGTCGAAGGCCTTGGGCGAAGACGTGGCCGGGCAACTGAGCATGCAGCTCGGTGGCGGTGGTTACGAGCAGCCGCGCGAAGCGCCGCAGCGCAACAACTTGCCGCGTGATACCGCACCGGTGATTTTGCGCTGA
- a CDS encoding mechanosensitive ion channel family protein produces MEAFKLPLPAEWIEPIWFAVQILLILLAGYLTQRFVAKGLTRLGERYPFPPQLLMPLRGVLRWLIMGSALIFVLERLGVSATVLWTALSGFVAVAAVAFFAMWSVLSNLLCAILIFTVGPFRLGDIVELVDTTDKPGVKGRVVAINLLYTTLIEAEELGTGSAMVQVPNSLFFQRSVRRWRGSDVFPSSGFEK; encoded by the coding sequence ATGGAAGCGTTCAAGCTGCCGCTGCCGGCGGAGTGGATCGAGCCGATCTGGTTTGCGGTGCAGATTCTGCTGATCCTGCTGGCCGGCTACCTTACCCAGCGCTTCGTTGCCAAAGGTCTGACCCGGTTGGGTGAGCGCTATCCATTCCCGCCGCAGTTGCTGATGCCGCTGCGGGGTGTTCTACGCTGGCTGATCATGGGCAGTGCGCTGATCTTCGTTTTGGAGCGACTCGGCGTTTCGGCCACTGTTTTGTGGACGGCGCTGTCGGGTTTCGTCGCGGTGGCGGCGGTGGCGTTCTTTGCGATGTGGAGCGTGCTGTCGAACCTGCTCTGCGCGATTCTGATCTTTACCGTCGGACCGTTTCGCCTCGGGGATATCGTCGAGCTGGTGGACACCACCGACAAGCCGGGCGTCAAAGGCCGGGTGGTGGCGATCAATCTGCTCTACACCACGTTGATCGAGGCTGAAGAGCTGGGGACTGGCAGCGCCATGGTGCAGGTGCCGAACAGCTTGTTCTTCCAGCGCTCGGTGCGACGTTGGCGCGGTTCGGATGTGTTTCCGTCGAGCGGGTTCGAGAAGTAG
- a CDS encoding LysE family transporter, producing MELQTWLAFFAACWVISLSPGAGAIASMSSGLQYGFWRGYWNALGLQIGLAVQIAIVGAGVGAILTASATAFHAIKWFGVAYLVYLAIKQWRALPMDMSDDAAVRPIGKPLALVFRGFLVNISNPKALVFMLAVLPQFINPHAPLLIQYVVIGATMIVVDLIVMAGYTGLASKVLRLLRTPTQQKRMNRTFAGLFIGAAAFMATLRKAAV from the coding sequence ATGGAACTACAAACATGGCTGGCGTTTTTCGCCGCCTGCTGGGTGATCAGTCTTTCCCCGGGCGCCGGCGCCATTGCGTCGATGTCCAGCGGTCTGCAATACGGTTTCTGGCGCGGTTACTGGAACGCTCTCGGCCTGCAGATTGGCCTGGCTGTGCAGATCGCGATTGTCGGCGCCGGTGTTGGCGCGATCCTGACCGCTTCGGCCACGGCCTTCCACGCGATCAAATGGTTTGGTGTGGCTTACCTCGTGTATCTGGCCATCAAGCAATGGCGTGCGCTGCCCATGGACATGAGCGATGACGCCGCAGTACGGCCGATCGGCAAACCGCTGGCGCTGGTGTTCCGTGGCTTTCTGGTGAACATCAGCAACCCCAAGGCCTTGGTGTTCATGCTGGCGGTGCTGCCGCAGTTCATCAATCCCCATGCACCGCTGCTGATTCAGTACGTGGTAATCGGCGCGACCATGATTGTGGTCGACCTGATCGTCATGGCCGGCTACACCGGTCTGGCGTCCAAGGTGCTGCGCCTGCTGCGCACGCCAACCCAGCAGAAACGCATGAACCGTACGTTTGCCGGGCTGTTCATTGGCGCTGCGGCGTTTATGGCGACGTTGCGTAAAGCGGCGGTATAA
- the rsd gene encoding sigma D regulator: MLESCQNAQERWGGVHLLIDRWLQEREELIGAYDKLGAQPESLAENRKPLQEFCGVLVDYVSAGHFEIYEQLTGEAKAFNDKRGLELAETLYPRIDVITEKLLAFNDLCDEGKCVAEKFKELGGLLHERFELEDCLIEVLHTAHKEEDPVQA, encoded by the coding sequence ATGCTCGAAAGTTGTCAGAATGCTCAGGAACGTTGGGGTGGAGTTCATCTGCTGATCGACCGCTGGTTGCAAGAGCGTGAAGAGCTGATCGGTGCCTACGACAAACTCGGTGCGCAGCCTGAGTCGTTGGCCGAGAACCGCAAGCCCTTGCAGGAATTCTGCGGCGTGCTGGTCGATTACGTCTCGGCCGGGCACTTCGAGATCTACGAACAGCTGACGGGCGAAGCCAAGGCGTTCAACGACAAGCGTGGCCTCGAACTCGCCGAGACCCTCTATCCACGCATCGATGTCATCACCGAAAAGCTGCTCGCTTTCAACGACCTGTGCGATGAAGGCAAATGCGTAGCCGAGAAATTCAAGGAGCTCGGCGGTCTGCTGCACGAGCGCTTCGAGCTTGAAGACTGCTTGATTGAAGTGCTGCACACAGCGCACAAGGAAGAAGATCCGGTTCAGGCCTGA
- a CDS encoding FKBP-type peptidyl-prolyl cis-trans isomerase produces MSRYFFLSLCMIFTAAHADEKTTANDAHDLAYSLGASLGERLRQEVPQLQIQALIDGLQQAYQGKPLALSEARIEQILADHEAQNAEHSAQPSSDAAMENEQRFLTAEKAKPGVKELADGILLTELTPGTGTKAGPDGKVQVLYVGRLPDGTVFDQNTQPQWFNLDSVIAGWRTALQNMPVGAKWRLVIPSDQAYGADGAGDLIAPFTPLVFEVELRGATS; encoded by the coding sequence ATGTCGCGCTACTTTTTTTTATCCCTCTGCATGATTTTTACGGCCGCTCACGCGGACGAAAAAACCACCGCGAACGATGCTCACGATCTGGCCTACAGCCTCGGTGCCAGCCTCGGTGAACGGCTGCGCCAGGAAGTCCCGCAACTGCAGATTCAGGCGCTGATCGATGGCTTGCAGCAAGCCTATCAAGGCAAGCCGCTGGCGCTGAGCGAAGCACGTATCGAGCAGATTCTGGCCGATCATGAAGCGCAAAATGCCGAACACTCTGCACAGCCTTCAAGCGATGCGGCGATGGAAAACGAGCAGCGTTTTCTCACCGCTGAAAAAGCCAAACCGGGCGTGAAGGAACTGGCCGATGGCATCCTGCTCACCGAGCTGACACCTGGCACGGGGACCAAGGCCGGCCCTGATGGAAAAGTGCAGGTGCTGTACGTCGGCCGACTACCCGACGGCACCGTGTTCGATCAGAACACTCAGCCGCAATGGTTCAATCTCGACAGTGTGATTGCCGGTTGGCGCACCGCGTTGCAGAACATGCCGGTGGGTGCGAAATGGCGACTGGTGATTCCATCGGATCAGGCCTATGGCGCCGACGGCGCCGGCGACCTGATCGCACCGTTCACACCGCTGGTGTTCGAAGTCGAATTGCGTGGCGCGACGAGTTGA
- a CDS encoding TIGR02444 family protein, translated as MSSDLWSFSLATYARPGVEDACLQLQTAGANVCLLLCGVWLEQRKVTCDEQRVRLLQALTEPWDTEVVQPLRTLRMQWKAQAVDDAVLKGMREQIKSLELEAERTLLSRLEGVAQEWMRNDAGSITWLEELAGTAASPNRDALQVLRVAATGT; from the coding sequence ATGTCCTCTGACCTGTGGAGCTTTTCCCTTGCCACCTACGCCCGACCGGGTGTGGAAGACGCCTGCCTGCAACTGCAGACGGCGGGCGCGAATGTGTGCCTGCTGCTGTGTGGTGTATGGCTGGAGCAACGCAAAGTGACCTGCGATGAACAACGCGTACGACTGCTTCAGGCGCTGACCGAGCCTTGGGATACCGAGGTGGTGCAGCCGCTACGAACACTGCGTATGCAGTGGAAAGCGCAGGCAGTTGATGACGCGGTGTTGAAAGGCATGCGCGAGCAGATCAAATCACTCGAGCTCGAGGCTGAGCGAACGTTGCTGTCACGGCTTGAGGGTGTGGCGCAGGAGTGGATGCGCAACGACGCAGGTTCAATAACCTGGCTTGAAGAATTGGCCGGCACGGCGGCCAGCCCGAACCGCGACGCGCTGCAAGTGCTGCGCGTCGCGGCAACCGGCACTTAG
- a CDS encoding disulfide bond formation protein B yields MSLACSRSLFFMAFTAGAFALGASYYLEYAVGLTPCSLCLVQRLFLTLLCVSSGVAAVHGPKRVGLWFYWLLTLGASLGGTTAAWRQVLIQSDPVLQLLNCTPATDTLFSGLPWICALQKMFSGGADCAEISWTLFDLSIPEWSLLFFVAVSILAVYQLLRLVWSALQRPLSGEASHSVLLRD; encoded by the coding sequence ATGTCGTTGGCCTGCTCACGCTCCTTGTTCTTCATGGCTTTCACTGCGGGGGCCTTTGCTCTGGGAGCTTCCTATTATCTTGAATATGCTGTCGGTCTGACGCCGTGCAGCCTGTGCCTGGTGCAGCGTCTGTTCCTTACGCTACTGTGCGTGTCCAGTGGTGTGGCAGCGGTGCATGGCCCCAAGCGTGTTGGTTTGTGGTTTTACTGGCTGTTGACCCTGGGCGCGAGCCTGGGAGGCACCACGGCGGCCTGGCGGCAGGTATTGATACAGAGCGATCCGGTGCTGCAACTGCTCAATTGCACGCCTGCCACGGATACATTGTTCAGTGGCCTGCCCTGGATCTGCGCCTTGCAAAAAATGTTCAGCGGTGGCGCCGATTGTGCGGAAATTTCCTGGACGCTGTTTGACCTGAGCATCCCGGAGTGGAGCCTGCTGTTCTTCGTCGCGGTCTCGATTCTGGCGGTGTATCAATTGTTGCGGCTGGTCTGGAGTGCTCTGCAACGCCCGCTCAGCGGCGAAGCGTCGCACTCGGTGCTGCTGCGGGATTAA
- a CDS encoding ATP-binding cassette domain-containing protein produces the protein MIRLQNLTLQRGPQRLLEDAELTLHAGHKAGLIGANGAGKSSLFALIRGELHPDSGDCFLPADWRIAHMRQEIETLERLAVDYVLDGDLRLREVQRDLAAAEAAHDGAAQARLHAELDSADGYTADARARKLLAGLGFTNEQMDRQVGDFSGGWRMRLNLAQALMCPSDLLLLDEPTNHLDLDAIIWLEEWLKSYPGTLLLISHDRDFLDEVVDHVAHVDQRKITLYRGGYTAFERARAERLAQQQQAYEKQQAQRAHMESYIARFKAQATKARQAQSRIKALERMEELSAAHVDSPFDFVFRESTKISSPLIDLSDASLGYGDKTILEKVRLQLTPGARIGLLGPNGAGKSTLIKNLAGELSPIAGRLTRGENTVVGYFAQHQLDSLDSKASPLLHMQRLAPTEREQTLRDFLGGFDFRGARIDEPVLNFSGGEKARLALALIAWERPNLLLLDEPTNHLDLEMRLALTMALQEFSGAVLVVSHDRHLLKSTTDNFYLVADGKVEEFDGDLEDYARWLVEYRQRNAPVSNTPANPDKTDKKAQRQAAAALRQQLAPHKREADKLEAELGKLHEKLAKVDASLGDSDIYEPARKNELRDLLAEQAKLKVREAELEEAWMEALETLESMQAELEALS, from the coding sequence ATGATCCGACTTCAGAACCTGACTTTACAGCGTGGCCCGCAACGTCTGCTAGAAGACGCCGAGCTGACCCTGCACGCCGGCCACAAAGCCGGCCTCATCGGTGCCAACGGCGCCGGCAAATCGAGCCTGTTCGCCTTGATCCGGGGTGAGCTGCACCCGGACTCGGGTGATTGCTTCCTGCCGGCTGACTGGCGCATCGCCCACATGCGCCAGGAGATCGAGACGCTTGAGCGTCTTGCCGTCGACTATGTGCTCGATGGCGACCTGCGTCTACGCGAGGTGCAACGTGACCTCGCCGCCGCCGAAGCGGCGCACGACGGTGCCGCTCAGGCCCGTCTGCATGCCGAACTCGACAGCGCCGACGGTTACACCGCCGATGCGCGGGCGCGAAAACTGCTGGCCGGCCTGGGTTTCACCAACGAGCAGATGGATCGTCAGGTCGGCGATTTCTCCGGTGGCTGGCGGATGCGTCTGAATCTGGCGCAGGCATTGATGTGCCCGTCGGACCTGCTGTTGCTCGACGAACCGACCAACCACTTGGATCTCGACGCGATCATCTGGCTCGAAGAGTGGCTGAAAAGCTACCCGGGCACCTTGCTGCTGATTTCCCACGACCGCGATTTCCTCGATGAAGTCGTCGATCACGTGGCCCATGTCGATCAGCGCAAAATCACCCTGTATCGCGGCGGCTACACCGCATTCGAACGCGCCCGTGCCGAGCGTCTGGCCCAGCAGCAACAGGCCTACGAGAAGCAGCAGGCGCAGCGTGCGCACATGGAAAGCTACATCGCCCGTTTCAAGGCGCAAGCGACCAAGGCCCGTCAGGCACAGAGCCGGATCAAAGCGCTGGAGCGGATGGAAGAGTTGTCTGCCGCGCATGTCGATTCGCCGTTCGATTTCGTCTTCCGCGAATCAACCAAGATTTCCAGCCCGCTGATCGACCTGTCCGATGCGAGCCTGGGTTATGGCGACAAAACCATCCTCGAGAAGGTCAGGCTGCAATTGACCCCGGGGGCGCGGATTGGCCTGCTCGGGCCGAACGGCGCGGGTAAATCGACGCTGATCAAGAACCTCGCCGGCGAGCTGTCACCGATCGCCGGACGCCTGACCCGTGGCGAGAACACCGTGGTCGGCTACTTCGCTCAGCATCAGCTCGATTCGCTGGACTCCAAGGCCAGCCCGTTGCTGCACATGCAGCGTCTGGCGCCGACCGAACGCGAGCAGACCCTGCGCGATTTCCTCGGCGGTTTCGACTTCCGTGGTGCGCGTATCGACGAGCCAGTGCTGAACTTCTCCGGTGGCGAAAAGGCGCGTCTGGCCTTGGCGTTGATCGCCTGGGAACGGCCGAACCTGTTGCTGCTCGACGAGCCGACCAACCACCTCGACCTGGAAATGCGCCTGGCGCTGACCATGGCGTTGCAGGAATTCAGCGGCGCGGTATTGGTGGTGTCTCACGATCGACATTTGCTCAAGAGCACCACCGACAACTTCTATCTGGTCGCTGACGGCAAGGTCGAAGAGTTCGATGGCGACCTCGAGGACTACGCACGCTGGCTGGTGGAATACCGCCAGCGCAATGCACCGGTCAGCAACACTCCGGCCAACCCGGACAAGACCGACAAGAAGGCTCAGCGTCAGGCGGCGGCTGCGTTGCGTCAGCAACTGGCCCCGCACAAGCGTGAAGCCGACAAGCTCGAAGCCGAGTTGGGCAAGCTTCACGAGAAGCTGGCCAAGGTGGATGCCAGCCTCGGTGACAGCGACATCTACGAGCCGGCGCGCAAGAACGAATTGCGTGATCTGCTGGCCGAGCAGGCCAAGCTGAAAGTGCGCGAAGCCGAGCTGGAAGAAGCGTGGATGGAAGCCCTCGAGACGCTGGAAAGCATGCAGGCGGAGCTGGAGGCGCTGTCCTGA